The following coding sequences lie in one Apium graveolens cultivar Ventura chromosome 1, ASM990537v1, whole genome shotgun sequence genomic window:
- the LOC141659810 gene encoding uncharacterized protein LOC141659810 isoform X1 translates to MPRSSRTKSRKHSLREVRDYSDSEEDLKKNGRDEVSVRVSKDLVAGEKRKVSVKDVLSHGNGELVEEVVVVSKRRKEKGGGEGGGSDRWNGGDENDVLVEKSESLSSSRVKEKERERERIEKVSVEVSRSKSGRRHESVKEEVVEEESKSGRRKGEKEHGRKEYKEKERVEKEKVVVEDVELARKHSVDVSEERHGKRGRENIEGPAQDQIRNPELEKELEKRIRRRIDGSSDKDKYVDDARDYDEKRSSKGERSKDVWSKDERHGDKYNEDGEKYSRHKEDKYREDGKDGRYKDAKYREEGEKDSRYRDAKYREETDRDNINCDDNYREDGDRDKRHKDEKYREDGERNTRHREDKYHEDGGKDDRHRDDRYREDLNKDNRHKEEKHRENADRDSKRRDVKHRNDSDRDKRSRDVKYRDEHSSRDRISDSEMKRLRDESNTSDHHYRKSSNHDISPPYEDRGSRYKDDRGNRKATDKEDHNDIRPQSTKEQQFDTEKRSGSNKVDLVTERGRSNFRNVDTDVALNHSRRRSSPSSSTHAARDHYRVSKLEESKYRDYGYEERMRQNGSSGREYNGTKQNEKVLSSRLLEKSVQKDDSQFNESSADRRLRSDARDSPLRTVDKSPSSTSNDRRHLNRTDVRRSIDKEESGQRSGGPRDYSGREGKGGRELPMHTHAIDEYSQADGDKSSASSPFTRNFSSNSRSILPPPPPFRTGVDSPSAFGPSEDDNRGRFNNRHRRGSDSNMGRSQGNAWKGIPNWPSPVANGYIPFPHGPPPAGFHAVMQQFPSPPMFGVRPPMDMNHNLPYHMSDADRFPGHGRQLGWRNSVDDSAPHGWDANSSVFSDDNRSYGRVDWDQNRTQMGNRAWDTSGDLWKGPNSGLSTDLTSTQKEDLKHSKGDDVVSGQQAQNEQNQTIVKADSLDVQSFDALPVTLNTPENLSLESRENLQMSMKGDIHEYNVYLSRLDISTDLTEPELYHKLTSLLDFDHNTLAIEEDFKILCVEQEALDVKVSDQIMSSAINNSVFQKAMSLYEKQKGETRAANGECVQTPNSEYLKVPGLDNEKAALTEGNSGALVSFCDGQGTEDAVLDRKEHIDLPRDSEASQFACKKLDETSPIDNMVGSEGKPKMANITEMEVDPVSRQENISTSLQNVEPSSPPLLPKIEEMPSSSPVVGHCADNDHKLTETKCGTMLLSDVSDEAMMPESVESGSVNLSRIHHSPESTH, encoded by the exons ATGCCTCGAAGTTCGCGAACGAAATCGAGGAAGCATAGTTTGAGAGAAGTGAGAGATTACTCGGATTCGGAGGAAGATTTGAAGAAGAATGGGAGAGATGAGGTTTCGGTTAGGGTTTCGAAGGATTTGGTGGCGGGAGAGAAGCGGAAAGTGTCGGTGAAAGATGTTTTGAGTCATGGAAACGGTGAATTGGTGGAGGAGGTTGTTGTCGTGTCGAAAAGGCGGAAGGAGAAGGGAGGAGGAGAAGGTGGAGGGAGTGATAGGTGGAATGGCGGTGATGAGAATGATGTGTTGGTCGAGAAGAGTGAGAGTTTGTCGAGTTCGAGAGTGAAGGAGaaggagagggagagggagagaatTGAGAAAGTGTCGGTTGAGGTTTCGAGGAGTAAGAGTGGGAGGAGACATGAGAGTGTTAAGGAGGAGGTTGTGGAGGAGGAGAGTAAGAGTGGGAGACGTAAAGGCGAGAAGGAGCATGGGAGGAAGGAGTATAAGGAGAAAGAAAGGGTGGAGAAGGAGAAAGTGGTGGTGGAGGACGTGGAATTGGCTAGGAAGCATTCGGTTGATGTGAGTGAGGAACGACATGGGAAGCGTGGAAGAGAGAATATTG AAGGTCCTGCACAAGATCAGATTCGAAACCCGGAGCTGGAGAAGGAACTGGAGAAAAGAATAAGGAGGAGAATTGATGGTTCTAGTGACAAGGATAAATATGTAGATGATGCAAGAGATTATGATGAAAAGCGTTCCTCAAAGGGAGAGCGCTCCAAGGATGTGTGGTCTAAGGATGAGAGGCATGGGGATAAATACAATGAAGATGGTGAAAAATACAGCAGGCACAAGGAAGATAAATATCGAGAGGATGGCAAGGATGGTAGATACAAGGATGCCAAATATAGAGAAGAGGGAGAGAAAGACAGTAGATACAGGGATGCTAAATATCGTGAAGAAACTGACCGTGACAACATAAACTGTGATGACAATTATCGTGAAGATGGCGATCGTGATAAAAGACACAAGGATGAAAAATATCGTGAAGATGGTGAAAGAAATACTAGGCATAGGGAGGATAAGTATCATGAAGACGGTGGCAAAGATGACAGGCACAGAGATGATAGGTACAGGGAAGATCTCAACAAAGATAACAGGCACAAGGAAGAAAAGCATCGTGAAAATGCTGACAGAGACAGTAAGCGCAGGGATGTGAAGCATAGAAACGATAGTGACAGAGACAAGAGATCTCGAGATGTCAAGTACAGGGACGAGCACAGCTCTAGAGATCGAATTAGTGATTCTGAAATGAAGCGTTTGAGGGATGAAAGTAATACTTCTGATCATCACTATAGGAAGTCAAGCAATCATGATATCAGTCCCCCTTACGAAGATAGAGGTTCCAGATATAAAGACGACAGGGGGAATAGGAAGGCAACTGATAAAGAGGATCATAATGATATTAGGCCTCAAAGTACAAAAGAGCAACAGTTTGATACCGAGAAGAGATCTGGAAGCAATAAAGTTGACTTGGTGACAGAGAGAGGAAGATCTAATTTTCGGAATGTAGATACAGATGTAGCATTGAATCACAGCCGTCGAAGAAGTTCTCCTAGTTCCAGCACTCATGCTGCTAGAGATCATTACAG GGTTTCGAAGCTTGAAGAATCCAAGTACAGAGACTATGGTTATGAAGAGAGGATGCGGCAGAATGGAAGCTCTGGAAGAGAGTATAATGGCACTAAACAGAATGAGAAGGTGCTTTCATCTCGGTTATTGGAAAAATCCGTTCAAAAGGATGATAGCCAGTTCAATGAATCTTCGGCTGATAGACGCTTGCGATCAGATGCCCGAGACTCACCCTTACGTACAGTGGATAAATCCCCATCATCAACAAGTAATGATAGGAGACATCTGAATAGAACTGATGTTAGGCGGTCTATTGATAAAGAAGAATCTGGTCAAAGAAGTGGTGGTCCAAGGGACTATTCTGGGAGGGAAGGAAAAGGAGGTCGAGAGTTGCCTATGCACACACATGCTATTGATGAGTATTCCCAAGCAGATGGAGATAAATCATCTGCATCTTCTCCTTTCACCAGAAACTTCTCTAGCAATTCTAGATCCATATTACCTCCTCCACCTCCGTTCAGGACAGGTGTAGACAGTCCTTCAGCTTTTGGCCCTTCGGAAGATGATAATAGAGGTAGGTTCAACAATCGTCATAGGAGAGGCAGTGATTCTAATATGGGAAGATCCCAAGGAAATGCTTGGAAAGGTATCCCAAACTGGCCTTCCCCAGTGGCCAATGGTTACATACCTTTTCCGCATGGTCCACCTCCTGCAGGTTTTCATGCTGTAATGCAACAGTTTCCTTCTCCACCTATGTTTGGTGTTAGACCTCCAATGGATATGAACCACAACCTTCCTTATCATATGTCAGATGCGGATCGATTCCCTGGCCATGGGCGTCAACTTGGTTGGCGGAATTCAGTAGATGACTCTGCCCCTCACGGATGGGATGCAAATAGCTCAGTATTCAGTGACGATAATCGTAGTTACGGGAGAGTAGATTGGGACCAAAATAGGACTCAGATGGGCAATCGAGCATGGGACACAAGTGGAGACTTGTGGAAAGGGCCGAATAGTGGGTTGAGCACAGACTTGACATCTACTCAGAAAGAGGATTTGAAACATTCGAAAGGTGATGATGTTGTGTCTGGACAGCAAGCACAGAATGAACAAAATCAGACAATTGTTAAAGCTGATAGCCTTGATGTGCAGTCTTTTGATGCTCTTCCTGTGACTTTGAACACTCCAGAGAATCTTTCATTGGAGAGTCGCGAGAATTTGCAGATGTCGATGAAGGGTGATATTCATGAATACAATGTTTATTTGTCCAGGCTTGATATCTCAACAGATCTTACTGAACCTGAGTTGTACCACAAGTTGACTAGCTTATTGGACTTTGACCATAACACACTTGCAATTGAGGAAGATTTCAAGATTTTATGCGTGGAG CAGGAAGCTTTAGACGTCAAAGTCTCTGATCAGATTATGAGTTCTGCTATAAATAATTCTGTTTTTCAG AAAGCAATGTCTCTTTATGAGAAGCAGAAAGGAGAAACTAGAGCTGCAAATGGAGAGTGTGTGCAAACTCCCAATTCGGAGTACCTCAAGGTCCCGGGTTTGGATAATGAGAAAGCTGCATTGACTGAGGGTAATTCAGGAGCGCTTGTTTCATTTTGTGATGGGCAAGGAACAGAAGATGCAGTCTTAGATCGTAAGGAGCATATTGACTTGCCAAGGGATTCGGAGGCAAGCCAATTTGCTTGCAAGAAGTTGGATGAGACATCTCCTATTGACAATATGGTGGGATCAGAGGGGAAGCCTAAAATGGCGAACATAACGGAAATGGAGGTGGATCCAGTATCCAGGCAGGAGAATATATCCACCTCCCTGCAAAACGTAGAACCATCCAGCCCTCCTTTGCTTCCTAAAATTGAAGAGATGCCATCTAGCAGTCCTGTAGTCGGTCATTGTGCTGACAATGACCACAAGTTGACTGAAACTAAATGTGGTACTATGCTTTTGTCTGATGTGTCTGATGAGGCAATGATGCCAGAGTCGGTTGAGTCTGGGTCAGTAAATTTAAGTCGGATACATCATTCACCTGAAAGTACACATTGA
- the LOC141710127 gene encoding leucine-rich repeat receptor protein kinase HPCA1-like, whose protein sequence is MAAIWSLFFLLAILFMFVDVSSLTDSRDVAVLRSLKDEWKNTPPSWENSDDPCGKAWDGISCYNSRVTGLVLTTMGLVGELSGAIGELSKLTSLDLSYNKGLTGSLPPQLGLLKNLSTLILTGCGLSGAIPTELGNLTELFFLDLGFNNFTGVIPRSLGYLSKLYWLGLANNQLTGSIPLSSLTTPGLDSLKKAKHFHLNDNLLSGIISFKLFSPEMVLIQVLLNGNQFSGSIPETIGNVQTLEVLRLDRNALTGKVPPNLINLSNLNQLNLSHNKLSGPLPNLTGMNSLNHVDLSNNSFEQSEAPAWFSTLSSLTTLVVENGSLQGTVPSELFNLPQIQQVDLKNNHFSGMLNLSGSISQQLELIDLQNNFISYITLGSGYNNTLKLRGNPICNGTLSNMDFCKLQEETSKPYSTSLANCGDKSCLSEQKLNPQSCECAYPYQGTLFFRAPSFTDVSNATLFHSLETSLSVNFNLSPGSVSLDNIFFNSEDYLEVHIGLFPSDGNFFDMSEVQRFDSALSNQTYKPPNVFGPYYFIASDYKSGF, encoded by the exons ATGGCAGCCATTTGGTCACTGTTTTTTCTTCTGGCTATCTTGTTCATGTTTGTTGATGTCTCCTCGCTTACTGATTCTCGCGATG TTGCAGTGCTAAGATCATTGAAGGATGAATGGAAAAACACACCCCCAAGCTGGGAAAACTCCGATGATCCTTGTGGTAAAGCATGGGATGGCATCTCCTGCTATAACTCCAGAGTGACTGGACT GGTCTTAACAACTATGGGACTCGTGGGGGAACTGAGTGGTGCCATTGGGGAACTCAGTAAATTGACTTCTTT GGATTTGTCATATAACAAAGGCTTAACAGGTTCCCTTCCTCCGCAGCTAGGCCTTTTAAAAAACCTCAGCACATT AATTTTAACGGGATGTGGTCTCAGTGGCGCTATTCCAACTGAACTGGGAAATCTTACAGAACTATTCTTCTT AGATCTCGGCTTTAACAACTTCACTGGGGTGATTCCTCGATCATTAGGTTATCTTTCCAAACTATACTGGTTAGGCCTGGCAAATAATCAGTTGACAGGATCTATCCCTCTTTCATCACTCACTACTCCAGGCTTGGACTCTCTTAAAAAGGCAAAGCACTT TCATCTCAATGACAACCTGCTTTCGGGGATAATTTCTTTTAAACTTTTCAGCCCTGAAATGGTGCTTATACAAGT GTTGTTAAATGGAAACCAGTTTTCAGGAAGCATTCCTGAAACAATTGGAAATGTTCAGACACTTGAAGTTCT ACGTCTCGATAGGAATGCTCTAACTGGCAAAGTTCCACCAAATTTGATAAACCTCAGTAATCTCAATCAACT CAACTTATCGCACAACAAACTATCTGGCCCTCTACCAAACCTGACTGGAATGAACTCACTCAATCACGT GGACTTGAGCAACAATTCCTTTGAACAATCAGAAGCTCCTGCATGGTTCTCGACGTTATCATCACTCACAACTCT GGTGGTTGAAAATGGATCGCTTCAAGGAACAGTTCCATCTGAACTTTTTAATCTCCCACAGATTCAACAAGT GGATCTGAAGAACAACCATTTTAGCGGAATGTTAAACTTAAGTGGCAGCATCAGCCAGCAGCTGGAGCTCATTGACTTGCAGAACAATTTCATATCCTATATCACGCTAGGTTCTGGATACAACAACACGTTGAA GTTAAGAGGAAATCCTATCTGCAATGGCACTCTGTCAAACATGGACTTCTGTAAGCTTCAAGAAGAAACTTCAAAGCCATACTCAACTAGCCTAGCAAATTGCGGGGACAAATCCTGTCTTTCTGAACAGAAGCTCAACCCGCAGAGCTGTGAATGTGCATATCCATACCAAGGGACATTATTCTTCAGAGCTCCCTCTTTCACAGATGTATCGAATGCTACTCTATTTCATTCTTTAGAAACGAGCCTATCGGTTAACTTCAACCTTTCTCCAGGCTCAGTTTCTTTAGACAATATATTCTTCAACAGCGAAGATTATCTTGAGGTGCACATTGGACTGTTTCCATCAGATGGAAATTTTTTCGATATGTCTGAGGTTCAGAGATTCGATTCTGCCCTTAGTAATCAAACTTACAAGCCTCCTAATGTTTTTGGTCCTTATTATTTCATAGCATCTGATTATAAATCTGGATTTTGA
- the LOC141659810 gene encoding uncharacterized protein LOC141659810 isoform X2, giving the protein MPRSSRTKSRKHSLREVRDYSDSEEDLKKNGRDEVSVRVSKDLVAGEKRKVSVKDVLSHGNGELVEEVVVVSKRRKEKGGGEGGGSDRWNGGDENDVLVEKSESLSSSRVKEKERERERIEKVSVEVSRSKSGRRHESVKEEVVEEESKSGRRKGEKEHGRKEYKEKERVEKEKVVVEDVELARKHSVDVSEERHGKRGRENIEGPAQDQIRNPELEKELEKRIRRRIDGSSDKDKYVDDARDYDEKRSSKGERSKDVWSKDERHGDKYNEDGEKYSRHKEDKYREDGKDGRYKDAKYREEGEKDSRYRDAKYREETDRDNINCDDNYREDGDRDKRHKDEKYREDGERNTRHREDKYHEDGGKDDRHRDDRYREDLNKDNRHKEEKHRENADRDSKRRDVKHRNDSDRDKRSRDVKYRDEHSSRDRISDSEMKRLRDESNTSDHHYRKSSNHDISPPYEDRGSRYKDDRGNRKATDKEDHNDIRPQSTKEQQFDTEKRSGSNKVDLVTERGRSNFRNVDTDVALNHSRRRSSPSSSTHAARDHYRVSKLEESKYRDYGYEERMRQNGSSGREYNGTKQNEKVLSSRLLEKSVQKDDSQFNESSADRRLRSDARDSPLRTVDKSPSSTSNDRRHLNRTDVRRSIDKEESGQRSGGPRDYSGREGKGGRELPMHTHAIDEYSQADGDKSSASSPFTRNFSSNSRSILPPPPPFRTGVDSPSAFGPSEDDNRGRFNNRHRRGSDSNMGRSQGNAWKGIPNWPSPVANGYIPFPHGPPPAGFHAVMQQFPSPPMFGVRPPMDMNHNLPYHMSDADRFPGHGRQLGWRNSVDDSAPHGWDANSSVFSDDNRSYGRVDWDQNRTQMGNRAWDTSGDLWKGPNSGLSTDLTSTQKEDLKHSKGDDVVSGQQAQNEQNQTIVKADSLDVQSFDALPVTLNTPENLSLESRENLQMSMKGDIHEYNVYLSRLDISTDLTEPELYHKLTSLLDFDHNTLAIEEDFKILCVEEALDVKVSDQIMSSAINNSVFQKAMSLYEKQKGETRAANGECVQTPNSEYLKVPGLDNEKAALTEGNSGALVSFCDGQGTEDAVLDRKEHIDLPRDSEASQFACKKLDETSPIDNMVGSEGKPKMANITEMEVDPVSRQENISTSLQNVEPSSPPLLPKIEEMPSSSPVVGHCADNDHKLTETKCGTMLLSDVSDEAMMPESVESGSVNLSRIHHSPESTH; this is encoded by the exons ATGCCTCGAAGTTCGCGAACGAAATCGAGGAAGCATAGTTTGAGAGAAGTGAGAGATTACTCGGATTCGGAGGAAGATTTGAAGAAGAATGGGAGAGATGAGGTTTCGGTTAGGGTTTCGAAGGATTTGGTGGCGGGAGAGAAGCGGAAAGTGTCGGTGAAAGATGTTTTGAGTCATGGAAACGGTGAATTGGTGGAGGAGGTTGTTGTCGTGTCGAAAAGGCGGAAGGAGAAGGGAGGAGGAGAAGGTGGAGGGAGTGATAGGTGGAATGGCGGTGATGAGAATGATGTGTTGGTCGAGAAGAGTGAGAGTTTGTCGAGTTCGAGAGTGAAGGAGaaggagagggagagggagagaatTGAGAAAGTGTCGGTTGAGGTTTCGAGGAGTAAGAGTGGGAGGAGACATGAGAGTGTTAAGGAGGAGGTTGTGGAGGAGGAGAGTAAGAGTGGGAGACGTAAAGGCGAGAAGGAGCATGGGAGGAAGGAGTATAAGGAGAAAGAAAGGGTGGAGAAGGAGAAAGTGGTGGTGGAGGACGTGGAATTGGCTAGGAAGCATTCGGTTGATGTGAGTGAGGAACGACATGGGAAGCGTGGAAGAGAGAATATTG AAGGTCCTGCACAAGATCAGATTCGAAACCCGGAGCTGGAGAAGGAACTGGAGAAAAGAATAAGGAGGAGAATTGATGGTTCTAGTGACAAGGATAAATATGTAGATGATGCAAGAGATTATGATGAAAAGCGTTCCTCAAAGGGAGAGCGCTCCAAGGATGTGTGGTCTAAGGATGAGAGGCATGGGGATAAATACAATGAAGATGGTGAAAAATACAGCAGGCACAAGGAAGATAAATATCGAGAGGATGGCAAGGATGGTAGATACAAGGATGCCAAATATAGAGAAGAGGGAGAGAAAGACAGTAGATACAGGGATGCTAAATATCGTGAAGAAACTGACCGTGACAACATAAACTGTGATGACAATTATCGTGAAGATGGCGATCGTGATAAAAGACACAAGGATGAAAAATATCGTGAAGATGGTGAAAGAAATACTAGGCATAGGGAGGATAAGTATCATGAAGACGGTGGCAAAGATGACAGGCACAGAGATGATAGGTACAGGGAAGATCTCAACAAAGATAACAGGCACAAGGAAGAAAAGCATCGTGAAAATGCTGACAGAGACAGTAAGCGCAGGGATGTGAAGCATAGAAACGATAGTGACAGAGACAAGAGATCTCGAGATGTCAAGTACAGGGACGAGCACAGCTCTAGAGATCGAATTAGTGATTCTGAAATGAAGCGTTTGAGGGATGAAAGTAATACTTCTGATCATCACTATAGGAAGTCAAGCAATCATGATATCAGTCCCCCTTACGAAGATAGAGGTTCCAGATATAAAGACGACAGGGGGAATAGGAAGGCAACTGATAAAGAGGATCATAATGATATTAGGCCTCAAAGTACAAAAGAGCAACAGTTTGATACCGAGAAGAGATCTGGAAGCAATAAAGTTGACTTGGTGACAGAGAGAGGAAGATCTAATTTTCGGAATGTAGATACAGATGTAGCATTGAATCACAGCCGTCGAAGAAGTTCTCCTAGTTCCAGCACTCATGCTGCTAGAGATCATTACAG GGTTTCGAAGCTTGAAGAATCCAAGTACAGAGACTATGGTTATGAAGAGAGGATGCGGCAGAATGGAAGCTCTGGAAGAGAGTATAATGGCACTAAACAGAATGAGAAGGTGCTTTCATCTCGGTTATTGGAAAAATCCGTTCAAAAGGATGATAGCCAGTTCAATGAATCTTCGGCTGATAGACGCTTGCGATCAGATGCCCGAGACTCACCCTTACGTACAGTGGATAAATCCCCATCATCAACAAGTAATGATAGGAGACATCTGAATAGAACTGATGTTAGGCGGTCTATTGATAAAGAAGAATCTGGTCAAAGAAGTGGTGGTCCAAGGGACTATTCTGGGAGGGAAGGAAAAGGAGGTCGAGAGTTGCCTATGCACACACATGCTATTGATGAGTATTCCCAAGCAGATGGAGATAAATCATCTGCATCTTCTCCTTTCACCAGAAACTTCTCTAGCAATTCTAGATCCATATTACCTCCTCCACCTCCGTTCAGGACAGGTGTAGACAGTCCTTCAGCTTTTGGCCCTTCGGAAGATGATAATAGAGGTAGGTTCAACAATCGTCATAGGAGAGGCAGTGATTCTAATATGGGAAGATCCCAAGGAAATGCTTGGAAAGGTATCCCAAACTGGCCTTCCCCAGTGGCCAATGGTTACATACCTTTTCCGCATGGTCCACCTCCTGCAGGTTTTCATGCTGTAATGCAACAGTTTCCTTCTCCACCTATGTTTGGTGTTAGACCTCCAATGGATATGAACCACAACCTTCCTTATCATATGTCAGATGCGGATCGATTCCCTGGCCATGGGCGTCAACTTGGTTGGCGGAATTCAGTAGATGACTCTGCCCCTCACGGATGGGATGCAAATAGCTCAGTATTCAGTGACGATAATCGTAGTTACGGGAGAGTAGATTGGGACCAAAATAGGACTCAGATGGGCAATCGAGCATGGGACACAAGTGGAGACTTGTGGAAAGGGCCGAATAGTGGGTTGAGCACAGACTTGACATCTACTCAGAAAGAGGATTTGAAACATTCGAAAGGTGATGATGTTGTGTCTGGACAGCAAGCACAGAATGAACAAAATCAGACAATTGTTAAAGCTGATAGCCTTGATGTGCAGTCTTTTGATGCTCTTCCTGTGACTTTGAACACTCCAGAGAATCTTTCATTGGAGAGTCGCGAGAATTTGCAGATGTCGATGAAGGGTGATATTCATGAATACAATGTTTATTTGTCCAGGCTTGATATCTCAACAGATCTTACTGAACCTGAGTTGTACCACAAGTTGACTAGCTTATTGGACTTTGACCATAACACACTTGCAATTGAGGAAGATTTCAAGATTTTATGCGTGGAG GAAGCTTTAGACGTCAAAGTCTCTGATCAGATTATGAGTTCTGCTATAAATAATTCTGTTTTTCAG AAAGCAATGTCTCTTTATGAGAAGCAGAAAGGAGAAACTAGAGCTGCAAATGGAGAGTGTGTGCAAACTCCCAATTCGGAGTACCTCAAGGTCCCGGGTTTGGATAATGAGAAAGCTGCATTGACTGAGGGTAATTCAGGAGCGCTTGTTTCATTTTGTGATGGGCAAGGAACAGAAGATGCAGTCTTAGATCGTAAGGAGCATATTGACTTGCCAAGGGATTCGGAGGCAAGCCAATTTGCTTGCAAGAAGTTGGATGAGACATCTCCTATTGACAATATGGTGGGATCAGAGGGGAAGCCTAAAATGGCGAACATAACGGAAATGGAGGTGGATCCAGTATCCAGGCAGGAGAATATATCCACCTCCCTGCAAAACGTAGAACCATCCAGCCCTCCTTTGCTTCCTAAAATTGAAGAGATGCCATCTAGCAGTCCTGTAGTCGGTCATTGTGCTGACAATGACCACAAGTTGACTGAAACTAAATGTGGTACTATGCTTTTGTCTGATGTGTCTGATGAGGCAATGATGCCAGAGTCGGTTGAGTCTGGGTCAGTAAATTTAAGTCGGATACATCATTCACCTGAAAGTACACATTGA